The Vibrio sp. NTOU-M3 genomic sequence AGGATCATCAAAAAAGAGTCGCCACCCGGTCATGCGGTCACTCTTCATTCTCATTAATCTTGCTGCGTCATCAATGTGTGTGAGCATAAGTTGCCCGTCGACATCGGAACCTGTGTTATAGATCCCTGCGACAGTAAAAATGCGTTGGCTAGGAATGCGTCCCAAAGGAGTGAACTGGCTGGCACTTGTCACCATTAAACGAACTTTGTCGCCCATGGTCACATCGAGCGCTCTCGCCAATGTATGACCAATAAAAATTTGATACTCACCAGCCTTCATCGCAGACAAACGTCCTGCAATCAAATGGCGCTCGATCGGGTCATGATCACTAGGTTTGATGCCAATTAACAAACCTGCCGTCAGTTGAGAAGCACTTTGAATCACGGCTTCACTTTGAACAATTGGTTCAGGATGACCAGCGGAAGAAAGCTGACGGACAAACTCAGGTGGCGTATCGGTACGTTCTGTCTTACCACCAGACTGTGAAACAACAGCCTGTGGAAGCACACCGAGAATGCGCCCCTTCAGTTGGGCTTCAAAGCCATTCATCACCGATAAAACCGTCACCAGCGACATGACCCCGATAGTAATACCAGCCGTAGACATATATGAAACAAATCGGCTGAACCTATCACCGGAGCGTCCACGCAAGTATCGTAAGCCGATGAAGGCTGAAACAGGATGAAACATATTGGAAACCAAGAGTAATTGATGGCTGATACTGTAACGATTAATAGCTGAGGGTTGTAGCCCTAATTTGCTAATTAGCCGTCAAAATGTGTGATAAACAACGACATATCTTGATTAGTTTGCAGGTATGTCGATAATCAGAACATTAAAAGAAGGAATAGTTGCATGACAGAGCAAGAATTTTTTACCGTTCACCACCAGATGACCGTCAATGTTGAGCCATTGTCCGCCGATTTTGTGCTTCCTTCTAACGAGGTTTTTGTTAGCGAAATACCAGCACCTTTTCTTGTTGCCAGTGAATTTAGTCAACTTGACCAACTCAGTGATAATGCAAGAAGTGAGCTAAAGACGCACGAACTAAAGCATGTCATTGCATTGCTGGATAACCAAAACGAAAAACTCAATTTACTCCTGACGTTTATGCTCTCTCAGCAAGATGACACAACACATCGCTCGACAACCACCCGCTTTGGCGCGAGCCTATTCACTTATCGCGCTCGTACCCCATTACAAACAGGGCAAAAAGCGAGAGTGAAACTGTTTCTAGAGCATCCAGCAGCAGCCATCTATTGCTACGCTCACTGTGTCAGTGTTGAGCAAGAAGCGAACGATACACTCATTACGATGAAATACGATTTATTACGTGATATTGATGAAGACTTACTCATCAAAGCAGCGCTTTATCAACAACAAAAACTCTTGCGCCAACGCTCTCTAAATCGTGATAAAAAATAATACTGATCATGCCTAAAACATCTTTACTCAATCTGGCATCACCTGCAAAAGCCGGAGATAAAAAATTCGTCGGGAATCTGCCCGGCTCTGCCCTTGCCTTAACCATCGCCGAACTTGCGGTGCAGCATAAGGGGCATACTCTTCTAGCCGTTCCTGATCCTCAAACTGCGCTTAAGTTGCAACAAGAGATCGAACAGTTCACCACCTACGATGTTGCCTTGTTCCCTGACTGGGAAACCCTACCTTACGATAACTTTTCGCCACACCAAGAAATCATATCGGATCGT encodes the following:
- the lolC gene encoding lipoprotein-releasing ABC transporter permease subunit LolC, translating into MFHPVSAFIGLRYLRGRSGDRFSRFVSYMSTAGITIGVMSLVTVLSVMNGFEAQLKGRILGVLPQAVVSQSGGKTERTDTPPEFVRQLSSAGHPEPIVQSEAVIQSASQLTAGLLIGIKPSDHDPIERHLIAGRLSAMKAGEYQIFIGHTLARALDVTMGDKVRLMVTSASQFTPLGRIPSQRIFTVAGIYNTGSDVDGQLMLTHIDDAARLMRMKSDRMTGWRLFFDDPFVVGDLSRHELPQGWQWQDWRDQRGELFQAVRMEKNMMGLMLGLIVGVAAFNIISALIMVVMEKQSEVAILKTQGMRDSQILAIFMVQGASSGVIGALVGGGLGVMLASNLNALLETMGIALFSVGGELPILINPIQIIVVVILAIALSLLATLFPSYRASAVKPAEALRYE
- a CDS encoding PilZ domain-containing protein encodes the protein MTEQEFFTVHHQMTVNVEPLSADFVLPSNEVFVSEIPAPFLVASEFSQLDQLSDNARSELKTHELKHVIALLDNQNEKLNLLLTFMLSQQDDTTHRSTTTRFGASLFTYRARTPLQTGQKARVKLFLEHPAAAIYCYAHCVSVEQEANDTLITMKYDLLRDIDEDLLIKAALYQQQKLLRQRSLNRDKK